One region of Triticum aestivum cultivar Chinese Spring chromosome 6B, IWGSC CS RefSeq v2.1, whole genome shotgun sequence genomic DNA includes:
- the LOC123135802 gene encoding uncharacterized protein, with the protein MLRLRECVFSRLLSPYSISATSPLLRLLSASAFPNPSGFAVEEYLVATCGLTRAQAIKASPKLAHLKTPDKPNAVLAFLSGLGLSGADVAAVVAKDPRLLFAKVDKTLAPKAVRLAGIGLSRPEIARLVSLGPECFRSRHIVSKLHYYHPLFGSFHNFLRAYERSSYLLSRDLDTTIKPNVALLHECGLAACDIVKLVMYRRGILTTNPGRLRAMVACAEGIGVPRASGMFRQALCAVAFQSEDKIAAKVDYLKTTLRWSAAEVGIAVSKAPMLLRRSKDTLQSKSEFLVSEVGLEPTLIAHRPIVLTYSLEGRLRPRHYVLKFVKASGLLDRDHSYICAVGLTENVFVKKFVRPQIEAAPHLAEDYAAACRGEVPTRFIFD; encoded by the coding sequence ATGCTCCGGCTCCGAGAGTGCGTCTTTTCCCGTCTCCTCTCTCCTTACTCCATCTCTGCTACCTCCCCGCTGCTTCGCCTCCTCTCCGCATCCGCATTCCCGAATCCCAGTGGCTTCGCTGTCGAGGAGTACCTCGTCGCCACCTGCGGCCTCACCCGGGCCCAAGCCATCAAGGCCTCCCCGAAGCTCGCCCACCTCAAGACCCCCGACAAGCCGAACGCCGTCCTCGCCTTCCTCTCCGGCCtcggcctctccggcgccgacgtcgccgccgtcgtcgccaaAGACCCGCGGCTACTCTTCGCCAAAGTGGACAAAACCCTGGCCCCTAAGGCCGTCAGGCTCGCCGGCATAGGTCTCTCGCGTCCTGAGATCGCCCGCCTCGTCTCCCTCGGCCCCGAGTGCTTCCGCTCCAGACACATCGTCTCCAAGCTGCACTACTACCATCCCCTCTTCGGCTCCTTCCACAACTTCCTCCGGGCGTACGAGCGCTCCTCCTATCTTCTCTCGCGGGACCTTGATACGACGATCAAGCCCAATGTCGCGCTTCTGCACGAGTGCGGGCTAGCTGCTTGTGATATTGTCAAGCTGGTCATGTATAGGCGGGGGATCCTGACCACCAACCCGGGGCGCCTCCGGGCGATGGTGGCATGCGCCGAAGGTATAGGCGTTCCCCGTGCCTCTGGGATGTTCAGACAAGCACTGTGCGCTGTCGCATTCCAAAGCGAGGACAAGATTGCCGCCAAAGTGGACTACTTGAAGACCACGCTCAGGTGGTCTGCTGCTGAGGTGGGCATCGCTGTGTCTAAGGCTCCGATGCTGCTGAGGAGGTCAAAGGACACGCTGCAGAGCAAGTCCGAGTTCCTGGTATCTGAGGTGGGGTTGGAACCAACGCTCATTGCTCATCGCCCGATAGTTCTCACTTACAGCCTGGAGGGCCGGCTCAGGCCCCGGCACTACGTTCTAAAGTTTGTCAAGGCAAGTGGGTTGCTAGATCGTGATCACAGCTACATCTGCGCGGTCGGTTTGACGGAGAATGTTTTCGTGAAGAAGTTTGTGCGCCCTCAAATCGAAGCTGCGCCGCACCTTGCTGAAGACTATGCGgctgcttgccgaggagaagtacccACTAGGTTCATATTTGATTGA